A region from the Methanothrix sp. genome encodes:
- a CDS encoding 30S ribosomal protein S24e, whose amino-acid sequence MDIEILSERENPLLKRREIVLKVIHGEGSTPTRRSVLERLAAIKDSKPGLVVIRKMNSLFGKRESIAHARIYESEERMRQVENPHIVKRNVLSEQKEAS is encoded by the coding sequence ATGGATATAGAGATCTTGAGCGAGCGCGAGAATCCGCTGCTGAAGAGGCGGGAGATCGTGCTTAAGGTGATACACGGCGAGGGTTCGACGCCGACAAGGAGGAGCGTCCTGGAGAGGCTTGCAGCCATCAAGGACTCTAAGCCGGGACTGGTTGTCATAAGAAAGATGAACAGCCTGTTCGGGAAGAGGGAGAGCATAGCCCATGCGAGGATCTACGAGAGCGAGGAGCGCATGAGGCAGGTGGAGAACCCGCATATAGTGAAGAGGAACGTCCTGTCAGAGCAGAAGGAGGCCAGCTAG
- a CDS encoding GTP-dependent dephospho-CoA kinase family protein, translating into MRVLVLPEEMREELKAPLGTLYRCHGVECVEMMAEHLRGAERLIAVGDITTFYILKASFTPDLMIVDHKTKRSPVEDSIKRRHLEGSYRVVTVENPPGTITADLMDAVRESLNGCTPTEIVVDGEEDLAALPAILYAPLGSAVVYGQPSVGSVLVMVTPEKKSEIKGILERMIVKEKV; encoded by the coding sequence TTGAGAGTTCTTGTACTTCCCGAGGAGATGCGTGAGGAGCTGAAGGCGCCTCTTGGAACCCTCTACAGGTGTCACGGGGTCGAGTGCGTCGAGATGATGGCAGAGCATCTTAGAGGCGCGGAGAGGCTGATCGCGGTTGGGGATATAACCACATTCTACATCCTCAAGGCGTCCTTCACGCCCGACCTGATGATAGTCGATCACAAGACCAAGAGGTCTCCTGTCGAGGACAGCATCAAGCGGAGACATCTCGAGGGAAGCTACAGGGTTGTGACGGTCGAGAATCCGCCCGGGACCATCACAGCTGATCTTATGGACGCGGTCCGCGAATCGCTGAACGGATGCACGCCCACCGAGATCGTAGTCGATGGCGAGGAGGACCTGGCAGCTTTGCCCGCAATACTCTACGCACCACTCGGATCTGCTGTCGTCTACGGCCAGCCGTCTGTGGGGAGTGTTCTTGTCATGGTCACACCTGAGAAGAAGAGTGAGATCAAGGGAATTCTTGAAAGAATGATCGTTAAAGAAAAGGTTTAA
- a CDS encoding 30S ribosomal protein S27ae: MAVHRYYQLSGETIKARKPICPRCGNGVFLAEHKDRMSCGRCGYTEFKK, translated from the coding sequence ATGGCCGTGCACAGATACTATCAGCTCAGCGGGGAGACCATAAAGGCGCGAAAGCCCATCTGTCCGAGGTGCGGTAATGGAGTCTTTCTAGCGGAGCACAAGGACAGGATGAGCTGCGGCAGGTGCGGCTACACAGAGTTCAAGAAGTGA
- the spt4 gene encoding transcription elongation factor subunit Spt4, whose amino-acid sequence MTEQACRECHRIVEGLVCPICGSSSLSKDWAGYVVVIDPKGSEVAAKLGITLPGRYALKVR is encoded by the coding sequence ATGACCGAGCAGGCATGCCGTGAGTGCCACAGGATCGTGGAGGGGCTGGTGTGCCCTATCTGCGGATCGTCCTCTCTGAGCAAGGACTGGGCCGGATACGTCGTGGTCATAGATCCGAAGGGCTCGGAGGTTGCCGCAAAGCTGGGCATAACGCTGCCCGGAAGATATGCTCTGAAGGTGCGATAG